One window of Halonatronomonas betaini genomic DNA carries:
- a CDS encoding cob(I)yrinic acid a,c-diamide adenosyltransferase, with the protein MEIYTKTGDKGETSLYDNTRVAKDSIRVESYGTIDELNSTLGMARTFISDEEISKYVFKIQRQLFDVAGELATTDGTTFPEKIDKPEIEELEDIIDKYLARMNEEEKSSFIIPGSNRASATLHQARTICRRAERRIVTLSRDAEIREEIQKYVNRLSDVIYTLARFLETRLEYVEFNKDE; encoded by the coding sequence ATGGAAATATATACAAAAACCGGGGATAAAGGTGAAACCAGTCTTTATGATAATACCAGAGTGGCCAAGGACTCGATTAGAGTTGAAAGTTATGGGACTATTGATGAGTTGAATTCAACCCTGGGGATGGCCAGAACATTTATTTCAGATGAAGAAATTAGCAAGTATGTATTTAAAATTCAGCGCCAGCTCTTTGATGTTGCAGGGGAACTGGCAACTACAGATGGCACAACCTTTCCTGAAAAAATAGATAAGCCAGAGATAGAAGAACTTGAAGATATAATCGATAAATACCTTGCCAGAATGAATGAAGAAGAAAAATCTAGCTTTATAATCCCAGGGAGTAATCGGGCATCAGCCACTCTCCATCAGGCCAGAACAATCTGTCGGAGGGCTGAGAGAAGAATTGTAACCTTAAGCAGGGATGCCGAAATTAGAGAAGAGATACAGAAATATGTTAATCGACTTTCTGATGTAATTTATACACTGGCAAGATTTCTGGAGACAAGACTGGAATATGTAGAATTTAATAAAGATGAATAA
- a CDS encoding FmdB family zinc ribbon protein, whose product MPVYSYKCRKCEHKFEKEMTISQKEENEVINCPECKSDNIFQTFDRVGLLGGSKNSSCSGSCPADRSCCD is encoded by the coding sequence ATGCCTGTATATTCTTATAAATGTAGAAAATGTGAACATAAATTCGAAAAGGAGATGACTATTAGCCAGAAAGAAGAAAATGAAGTGATAAATTGCCCAGAATGCAAAAGTGATAATATCTTTCAAACCTTCGATAGGGTCGGCCTTTTAGGAGGTTCTAAAAATTCTAGCTGTTCAGGAAGTTGTCCTGCAGATAGAAGTTGTTGTGATTAA
- a CDS encoding HD-GYP domain-containing protein: protein MRLVKVDKLENDMKLAKPIYNKNQCLLTAGQKNLNQYKEKFNELGINYLYIKDEFSYDIELKDSVSQQVREKGIRLTNQIYSNLLDDQEIDNQDIRNLKAYVNDMIDEILANNKIMINMIDIKNKDNYTFAHSVNVTVLSVLLGNKIGLNRLQLEKLALGSICHDLGKSGIPEEILKKPGKLTEEEYNIIQEHPRLGFERLRNLSEITPTSLAIVLGHHEKLDGSGYPRGIEADDIHLFPRITAIADVYDALSSDRIYRERWPIDKTLSLIYNERGVHFDPELVDKFITIMPFYPNGCKVKLNDGRRAVVVSQNKNKPSRPNIRILDKSKKWQEKIDLSATKELKIQQEII from the coding sequence ATGAGACTTGTTAAGGTCGATAAATTAGAGAATGATATGAAACTGGCCAAACCAATTTACAATAAAAACCAGTGTCTTTTAACAGCCGGCCAGAAAAACTTAAATCAATATAAAGAAAAATTCAATGAACTTGGTATAAATTATCTTTATATAAAAGATGAATTTTCTTATGATATTGAATTAAAGGATTCAGTCAGCCAGCAGGTCAGGGAGAAGGGCATCAGACTAACCAATCAGATATATAGCAACCTTTTAGACGATCAGGAAATAGATAATCAGGATATCAGAAATCTAAAGGCCTATGTAAATGATATGATCGATGAAATCCTTGCCAATAATAAAATCATGATCAATATGATTGATATAAAAAATAAAGACAATTATACCTTCGCCCATTCAGTAAATGTAACTGTGCTTTCAGTCCTTCTAGGCAATAAGATAGGCTTAAATAGATTACAACTTGAAAAGCTGGCCCTGGGTTCTATCTGCCATGATCTTGGAAAATCAGGAATCCCTGAAGAGATCCTGAAAAAACCTGGCAAATTAACTGAAGAAGAATACAATATTATTCAGGAGCACCCAAGACTCGGTTTTGAAAGATTAAGAAATCTTTCAGAGATAACCCCAACCTCTCTGGCCATAGTTTTAGGTCATCATGAAAAACTTGATGGCTCTGGCTATCCAAGAGGCATTGAAGCCGATGATATCCACCTATTCCCTAGAATAACAGCTATTGCAGACGTATATGATGCATTAAGTAGCGATCGAATCTATCGAGAACGCTGGCCAATAGATAAGACCCTGAGCCTCATTTATAATGAGCGAGGAGTTCATTTTGACCCTGAACTGGTCGATAAATTTATTACGATCATGCCCTTTTATCCCAATGGCTGTAAAGTTAAACTCAATGACGGCAGAAGAGCAGTTGTTGTCAGCCAGAATAAAAATAAGCCGTCCCGGCCTAATATCAGGATCCTTGATAAGAGCAAAAAATGGCAGGAAAAGATAGATCTATCTGCCACTAAAGAGCTAAAAATCCAGCAGGAGATAATTTAA
- a CDS encoding DUF21 domain-containing protein, which produces MEVIIWIGIFICLSQSGILSGLNLAFFNISKLKLELEVEKDNKKAKKILKLRDDANFLLVTILWGNVAVNVLLSLLSGSVLAGVLAFLFSTVVITIVGEIIPQAYFSRNAIKMAAKLSPVLKFYQFILFPVAKPTALLLDRWLGKEAISYYREEDLRELVKLHMRSSETEIQEMEGKGALNFLALDDLPIKKEGEPIEPKSIIQLEFKAGKPVFPEIKPDVEDQFLKRVELPDTKWLILVDQDGEPRMALNSDEFIRDALFNNKSFNPYRHCHRPIIVRDETKSLEQVIPKLKVNPEHSQDDVVDEDIILLWSDQKKVITGSDILGRLLRGIVKNRAI; this is translated from the coding sequence ATGGAAGTAATAATCTGGATAGGAATCTTTATCTGCCTGTCCCAGTCAGGTATATTATCCGGCCTTAATCTGGCTTTTTTTAATATAAGCAAATTAAAGCTGGAGCTTGAGGTAGAAAAGGATAATAAAAAAGCTAAAAAGATCCTGAAATTAAGGGATGATGCCAATTTTTTATTGGTAACTATATTATGGGGGAATGTGGCTGTAAATGTTCTTTTATCTCTCCTTTCAGGCTCTGTACTGGCTGGAGTTTTAGCATTTTTATTTTCTACAGTCGTTATAACGATTGTTGGTGAGATTATTCCTCAGGCTTATTTTTCTAGAAATGCCATTAAGATGGCGGCTAAATTATCTCCAGTTTTAAAATTTTATCAATTCATTCTTTTTCCAGTGGCCAAACCGACAGCCCTATTACTGGATCGCTGGCTTGGGAAAGAGGCTATAAGCTATTATCGTGAAGAGGATCTGCGGGAGTTGGTTAAGCTGCATATGCGGTCATCTGAGACCGAGATCCAGGAGATGGAGGGAAAAGGAGCTTTAAACTTTTTGGCGCTGGATGATTTACCGATTAAAAAAGAAGGGGAGCCTATCGAACCCAAGAGTATAATTCAGTTAGAATTTAAGGCTGGCAAACCTGTCTTTCCTGAGATTAAACCTGATGTTGAAGACCAATTCTTAAAAAGAGTTGAGTTGCCAGATACTAAATGGCTTATTCTTGTTGATCAGGACGGTGAGCCAAGGATGGCTTTAAACTCTGATGAATTTATTAGAGATGCTTTATTTAATAATAAAAGTTTTAATCCCTATCGCCACTGCCATCGTCCAATAATAGTAAGGGATGAAACTAAATCACTGGAGCAGGTAATCCCTAAATTAAAGGTAAACCCGGAGCATAGCCAGGATGATGTTGTTGATGAGGATATAATTCTGCTCTGGTCAGACCAGAAAAAGGTTATTACAGGTTCAGATATTCTTGGCCGACTTTTAAGAGGAATCGTTAAGAATCGGGCTATTTAA
- a CDS encoding AEC family transporter: MPFQIILEQIIALFLILFFGYFLRSREVITRKGQQFLFDLLIDYILPFLIISAMTVEISPELIENTKILFICWVFVYLALIVSANIFKRFIRADDKKQRTFEFLIIFSNVGYMGLPIIGAVYPETGLFYGSLGMIPFNIVIWTYGIYLLSARKKENSDRLQNIINNGVIALGIGFILFITGINLPGPISEAVDMVGDMTFPLSMLVIGSSLFGINIKRVILKPKLVFLSLLRLLVIPVLLLLALSFLPIPEILVGIIVIQAAMPIAANSVIFAARYQGDYQMASEAVFITTLFGIISIPLIIWLINFI, from the coding sequence ATGCCATTTCAGATAATATTAGAACAGATTATTGCTTTATTCTTAATTCTTTTCTTCGGTTATTTCTTAAGATCCAGAGAAGTTATCACCAGAAAGGGCCAGCAGTTTTTATTTGATCTATTAATCGATTACATATTACCCTTTTTGATAATTTCGGCAATGACAGTCGAGATTAGTCCTGAATTAATTGAAAACACAAAGATACTATTTATCTGCTGGGTTTTTGTTTACCTGGCATTAATCGTTTCCGCTAATATCTTCAAAAGATTTATCAGAGCAGATGACAAAAAACAGAGAACCTTTGAATTTCTAATTATTTTTTCTAATGTCGGTTATATGGGCCTACCAATTATTGGAGCAGTCTATCCTGAAACCGGCCTCTTTTATGGTTCTTTAGGAATGATACCATTTAATATTGTTATCTGGACCTATGGAATTTATTTATTATCGGCTAGAAAGAAGGAGAATTCGGATCGCTTGCAGAATATAATAAATAACGGTGTAATAGCCCTGGGAATTGGTTTCATTTTATTTATAACAGGCATTAATCTGCCTGGACCTATTTCAGAGGCTGTTGATATGGTTGGAGATATGACTTTCCCATTATCGATGCTGGTTATTGGAAGTTCTTTATTCGGAATCAATATCAAAAGAGTTATCCTAAAGCCTAAACTGGTATTTCTAAGTCTATTGAGATTATTAGTTATTCCTGTACTTTTATTGCTGGCACTAAGTTTTTTACCGATACCAGAAATACTGGTTGGAATTATTGTTATTCAGGCTGCAATGCCGATTGCTGCTAATAGTGTAATCTTTGCCGCCAGATATCAGGGCGATTATCAGATGGCATCTGAAGCTGTATTTATAACTACTCTTTTTGGTATAATTAGTATTCCGTTGATCATCTGGCTAATCAATTTCATTTGA
- the rpoD gene encoding RNA polymerase sigma factor RpoD yields the protein MSQKEETQSNDKIEENEENEEKEYDLSIPAGAGIDDPVRVYLKEMGKVDLLTKEEEVELAQRIEAGDEQARQELTEANLRLVVSIAKKYVGQGMSFLDLIQEGNKGLMKAVEKFDYTKGYKFSTYATWWIRQSITRSLADQARTIRIPVHMVETMNKLKRVEKRLNKELDREPTPEEIGEEMDMEPEKVLEVKKLTINQQPASLDTPIGEENDSQLKDFIEDQDSPSPDLLASSELLKDQLDNVLDTLTDREKRVIELRYGLEDGRQRTLEEVGTEFGVTRERIRQIQAKALRKLRHPTRSKELKGYLKR from the coding sequence ATGAGTCAAAAAGAAGAAACCCAATCTAATGATAAAATTGAAGAAAATGAAGAGAACGAAGAAAAAGAATATGATCTTTCCATTCCTGCCGGTGCAGGTATCGACGATCCAGTCCGTGTTTATCTAAAAGAGATGGGGAAAGTTGATCTCCTTACTAAAGAGGAAGAAGTTGAGCTGGCTCAGCGCATTGAAGCAGGCGATGAACAGGCCAGACAGGAGTTAACTGAAGCCAATCTAAGGCTTGTTGTTAGTATTGCAAAGAAATATGTTGGACAGGGTATGTCATTCCTGGATCTAATTCAGGAAGGAAATAAAGGTTTAATGAAAGCTGTTGAAAAATTTGATTATACCAAAGGATATAAATTCAGCACCTATGCAACCTGGTGGATCAGACAATCTATCACCAGATCCCTGGCTGATCAGGCCAGAACTATCAGAATACCTGTTCATATGGTCGAAACCATGAATAAATTAAAGCGGGTAGAAAAACGGCTGAATAAAGAACTGGATAGAGAACCGACTCCAGAAGAGATCGGCGAAGAAATGGATATGGAGCCTGAAAAAGTACTGGAGGTCAAAAAACTAACAATCAATCAGCAGCCTGCCTCACTGGATACACCAATCGGAGAAGAAAATGACAGCCAGTTAAAGGACTTTATTGAAGACCAGGATTCTCCATCACCAGATCTCTTAGCTTCTTCAGAGCTATTAAAGGATCAGCTGGATAATGTTCTTGATACTTTAACTGATAGAGAAAAACGGGTTATCGAATTAAGATATGGCCTTGAAGATGGCAGACAGAGAACCCTTGAAGAAGTTGGCACTGAATTCGGGGTAACTAGAGAGAGAATCAGACAGATACAGGCCAAGGCTTTAAGAAAGCTAAGACACCCAACAAGAAGTAAAGAATTAAAAGGTTATTTAAAACGCTAA
- a CDS encoding nitroreductase family protein has product MNLPLSNIKELYKAIETRQSRRKYKSKPISQSQIETLREKVELLKQEVPAVKIIIRPEGFERIMKNIFGFYGLISGAWSYAVILADPTDKNYQIQAGYAGELLVLQATSMDIDTCWIGGFYNADKIKAELEFPDNYEIMSVISLGEAREKKTISEKIMKKVTGSTKRKNLAELCHPDYIEDWPDWIKSAIKAARQAPSAVNRQPWLFKVEDNKLIIQASTEEAKGGVSPYLDCGIALSHLELGARNADQEVELKELVPPEIAEITPV; this is encoded by the coding sequence ATGAATCTACCTTTAAGTAATATTAAAGAACTATATAAGGCGATAGAGACCAGGCAATCAAGGAGAAAATATAAGTCTAAACCGATCAGCCAGTCTCAGATTGAAACTCTTAGAGAAAAAGTTGAATTACTAAAGCAGGAAGTTCCTGCAGTTAAAATAATAATCAGGCCTGAAGGGTTTGAGCGTATCATGAAAAATATTTTTGGTTTTTATGGTTTGATCTCAGGTGCCTGGAGTTATGCGGTTATTCTGGCAGATCCCACAGATAAAAATTATCAAATTCAGGCCGGTTATGCAGGAGAACTCCTTGTTTTACAGGCAACCTCAATGGATATTGATACCTGCTGGATCGGTGGTTTCTATAATGCTGATAAAATCAAAGCAGAACTAGAGTTTCCTGATAATTATGAGATCATGTCTGTAATCTCTTTAGGAGAGGCCAGAGAAAAAAAGACTATTTCAGAAAAAATAATGAAAAAAGTAACTGGCAGTACAAAAAGAAAGAACCTTGCTGAGCTCTGTCATCCTGACTATATTGAGGACTGGCCTGATTGGATAAAGTCAGCTATAAAAGCGGCCAGGCAGGCACCTTCAGCAGTTAATCGGCAGCCCTGGCTATTTAAGGTGGAAGATAATAAATTAATTATACAGGCCAGCACAGAGGAAGCTAAAGGTGGGGTTTCACCATATCTTGACTGTGGTATTGCTTTATCCCACCTTGAATTAGGTGCCAGAAATGCCGACCAGGAAGTTGAGCTAAAAGAATTGGTTCCACCAGAAATTGCTGAAATAACTCCAGTATAA
- a CDS encoding mechanosensitive ion channel family protein codes for MFIEIFRTLVAENTLISVINFLLMIAVGWGGIFLYNKYISCKIHDRVSARWPDVDKFLLQIDKRLIALIKISIIYTAFQQLFLPDIIEQGVYLFVLIATTFQFVIFIQFVIIYFFKQYLARQEDTADQDKLLTITESFTKIVTWIIAVVFILDNLNIRISGLLAGLGVGGIALGIASQSIFQDIFSYFTIFIDKPFEIGDYIMIGEFRGVVEYIGIKSTRLRSLTGEQLVFSNTDLTSSRIHNFRRMRRRRINFKFGVTYDTPLEQLKEIPGIVKEIIETKNKTEFDRAHFHAYGDYSLIYEVIFYVQDKDYATYMDIQQEINFELKEIFKEKNISFAFPTQTINLTQENLVVPKNKEE; via the coding sequence ATGTTCATAGAAATTTTCAGGACTTTAGTAGCAGAGAATACTCTTATATCAGTTATTAATTTTTTGCTAATGATAGCGGTAGGCTGGGGTGGAATCTTTTTATATAATAAATATATAAGCTGTAAGATTCATGATAGGGTATCGGCCAGGTGGCCAGATGTCGATAAATTTTTGCTGCAGATTGATAAAAGGCTTATCGCTTTAATTAAAATTTCGATTATCTATACAGCCTTTCAGCAATTATTTTTGCCGGATATTATTGAACAGGGAGTTTATCTTTTTGTTCTGATAGCAACAACTTTTCAATTTGTGATTTTTATTCAATTTGTGATTATTTATTTCTTTAAACAGTACCTGGCCAGACAGGAAGATACAGCTGACCAGGATAAACTTTTGACTATTACTGAAAGTTTCACCAAAATTGTAACCTGGATTATTGCAGTAGTTTTTATTCTTGATAACCTTAATATAAGGATATCCGGGCTTCTGGCCGGTTTAGGTGTTGGTGGTATTGCTCTCGGTATAGCTTCCCAGTCGATTTTTCAGGATATCTTTAGTTATTTTACGATCTTTATAGACAAGCCCTTTGAGATCGGTGATTATATTATGATTGGAGAGTTTAGAGGGGTGGTAGAATATATTGGAATAAAATCGACCAGGCTGAGAAGCCTAACAGGGGAACAGTTAGTCTTTTCTAATACTGATTTAACAAGTTCTAGAATTCATAACTTTCGCAGGATGCGGCGGAGGAGGATTAATTTTAAATTTGGGGTGACCTATGATACACCTCTGGAGCAATTAAAGGAGATTCCAGGGATTGTAAAGGAGATAATTGAAACTAAAAATAAGACGGAGTTTGATCGGGCTCATTTTCACGCCTATGGCGATTATTCACTGATTTATGAAGTGATTTTTTATGTTCAGGATAAGGATTATGCCACTTATATGGACATTCAGCAGGAGATAAATTTTGAGCTGAAAGAGATTTTCAAGGAGAAAAATATTAGTTTTGCCTTCCCGACCCAGACTATTAATCTAACTCAGGAAAATTTAGTGGTGCCAAAAAATAAGGAGGAATAG
- a CDS encoding putative bifunctional diguanylate cyclase/phosphodiesterase has translation MDLEHDIPEPANISPEYDSWKIAFAYLLIAGLWIMVSDQLVVLLFNDTDAISMVQTYKGIFFVSVTSYLLFYTLRERIKSYKFLAIRLYDNYNELESTYEELLATEEELEEKIDELNEGKEKIYQQAYYDDLTGLPNKNMLHQKIEELISGESSNRINYIMLDLDEFKKINDFHGHEFGDQLLIQVRKELLEVLPENYQLFHLGGDEFGIVYREKQAVGTGIELINNILDIFKDSINVDGHYIFSSASLGFASYPEQADDGAELIKNGEIAMYNAKEKGKNSYKFYEKEMEQRIKDSLKLERDLRQAIKDEEFELFYQPLFDLEKNKVKTVEALIRWKKPGAGYVSPAEFLPFAEKTGLITEIGRWVFKEACRQKKQWLARGYNGFSIAINISAKELDDAKFFDSLVKEINNNNLDSSNLEVEITESDVMENMDENIKVLKELRELGVKVSLDDFGTGYSSLTYLRKMPIDNIKIDRSFIANILSDGKEKRILSSIIELSRVIGLNITVEGIENEAQLEFVRDKGCDRAQGYLLARPAPAEELENYLEGN, from the coding sequence TTGGATTTAGAACATGATATCCCTGAACCTGCAAATATCTCCCCTGAATATGATTCATGGAAGATAGCCTTTGCCTATCTTTTAATAGCCGGACTCTGGATAATGGTCTCAGACCAGCTGGTTGTCCTTTTATTTAATGATACTGATGCTATTTCCATGGTTCAGACCTATAAAGGTATTTTCTTTGTTTCTGTGACCTCATATTTACTATTTTACACTTTAAGAGAGAGAATTAAAAGCTATAAATTTTTAGCCATCAGATTATATGATAATTATAATGAATTAGAGAGCACCTATGAGGAACTGCTGGCAACTGAGGAGGAGCTGGAGGAGAAGATAGATGAATTAAATGAGGGGAAAGAGAAGATTTATCAGCAGGCCTATTATGATGATCTGACAGGCCTTCCTAATAAAAATATGCTCCATCAGAAAATAGAGGAGCTAATTTCAGGGGAATCCTCTAATAGAATTAATTATATTATGCTAGATCTTGATGAATTTAAAAAGATCAATGATTTTCATGGCCATGAATTTGGAGACCAGCTACTTATTCAGGTAAGGAAGGAATTGCTGGAAGTTTTACCTGAGAATTATCAGTTGTTCCATTTAGGGGGAGATGAGTTTGGAATTGTTTACAGGGAAAAGCAGGCAGTTGGAACAGGTATTGAACTGATTAATAATATTTTAGATATCTTTAAAGATTCTATAAATGTTGATGGCCATTATATTTTTTCTTCAGCCAGCCTGGGTTTTGCCAGCTATCCTGAGCAGGCAGATGATGGAGCTGAATTGATTAAAAATGGCGAGATAGCCATGTATAATGCCAAAGAGAAGGGGAAAAATAGTTATAAGTTCTATGAAAAAGAGATGGAGCAGAGGATCAAGGATTCATTGAAACTGGAGAGGGATTTAAGGCAGGCGATAAAGGATGAAGAATTTGAGCTGTTCTATCAGCCGCTCTTTGACCTGGAAAAAAATAAGGTTAAAACAGTTGAGGCTTTAATCCGCTGGAAGAAGCCAGGAGCAGGTTATGTATCTCCAGCTGAATTTCTTCCCTTTGCAGAAAAGACAGGTCTGATTACTGAGATTGGCCGCTGGGTATTTAAAGAGGCCTGCCGGCAAAAAAAGCAGTGGCTGGCCAGGGGTTATAATGGTTTTTCGATTGCAATTAATATCTCAGCTAAAGAGCTTGACGATGCTAAATTCTTTGACAGCCTGGTTAAAGAGATAAATAATAATAACTTAGATAGCAGTAATCTGGAGGTTGAGATTACAGAGAGCGATGTTATGGAAAATATGGATGAAAATATAAAAGTCCTGAAAGAACTCAGGGAATTAGGGGTTAAAGTTTCCCTTGATGATTTTGGGACCGGTTATTCATCTTTAACCTATTTGAGAAAGATGCCGATAGATAATATTAAAATAGACCGCTCTTTTATTGCCAATATCCTCTCAGATGGCAAGGAAAAGAGGATATTAAGCTCAATTATAGAATTATCCAGGGTTATCGGTTTAAATATTACTGTTGAAGGGATTGAAAATGAAGCCCAGCTGGAGTTTGTTAGAGATAAAGGCTGTGATCGGGCACAGGGTTACCTCCTGGCCAGGCCGGCTCCAGCAGAGGAACTAGAAAATTACCTGGAAGGTAATTAA